The following is a genomic window from Eulemur rufifrons isolate Redbay chromosome 20, OSU_ERuf_1, whole genome shotgun sequence.
GAAGTGTGTGTTTCACAGAAACTCTGCAGGGTTATAGTGTTAATGGTGGTTGTCTTCAGGATGGGTGTGATGTTTCTAGGGTCTTGTAGCATTCTGAATTCTTTTTACAATGAGAACATAAGCAGAGAaacctctaaatatttttttcagaaatagtaaTCACTATAGAGCCTTTCTGGAAGGACACAGGAAACTGCTAACAGCAGTTGCCTTTGGGGAGGAGCCTGCAGGAGGTATGTACTTTTCACTGCGTACTATTGGATGCGACTTGAATTACTTACCCCTGCATGAATGATCTGTTAAAAACTATTTAACGAAGCAAAAGAAATACATATCTTTCTGTTCCAGCTGCTTTCAGTGGTTAGAGATTGGAccagggaggcccagagaggtcaagccATATCTCAGGGTCACCCAGCAAGCCTGGTGGCAGAGTGGGCCTCCAGCCGGAGCACCCAAGTGTCTGCTCTGCCCCCACTCCCAGGCTTCCTGCCATTGACAAGGCCACAGTCTTTTTCCTGTGGCTTTGCCAGAGGCTGCCTGTACCTGGACCAGGGTAGGCGCAGGGAAAGCAATGTGCTTTCCTAATCAGCTCCCGAAGGGGGAAGCACAGCCACGCTGGGACACAGGATAGGCACGACCAGTGTCCCTGGAACACAGGGGAAGTGAGGTAGAGGGCGCTTGGAAAGCTCTCTGGGCGGGACCCTGGCCCCCTGGGGCCGTCCTTCCTCCACTTCTCATACCAAAGGGGCTAAGTGTGGTGGTTTCATGGTGCGCTCCAACCCGGGACTGGTAATCTGGGCAACCCCCTTGTGCTCCCTGGGTCTCTGTTTTCGTCTGTAAGATCAGGTGGGTCAGGGTCACCCTGTGGCATCTGGCACAGCATCTGGCTCACAGAGGGTGCCTGGCAATCTGctgatctgcaaaatgggcagCCTCAGTTAGAGGGTCAACtgtgcaggggtgggtgggggcacagCAGAGGGATGGGAAAgtggattctggagccagacttcaGTCAGTGAAAGTAAAAGTGtttgttaaacaaataaaattttgaaataggcATATGAACATACCTTGCCGGGGAAAGGGCGGCTACTGGCTGTTCTCGTCTCTCCtcgcctctccctccctccaggttCCCGAGCTCCTCTGACCCTGGCCTCGCAGGGACACGGCCACAGCCAGACACAGCCAAGAAATCCTGGCTCCACTGACCAGCTGTCCCCATCCCCACGTCAGCTgagtctgtaaaatgagggagacaccagcccctccctcccggAGCTGCTGGGAGTATCATCGGGGTAACGGGGGCTGGTGTTCCACGTGGGGCACCTCCAGGGCAAGGCAAGGAGCTGCTTTGGGCTTTAAAGAGGACAGACCTCAGGGTGTCACCCTGCCACATGCCTTTGGGTGTCATTGGTCCTCCAAATCTCAGCTAAAACAGGGATAAGAATATCCCCCTTTAGCATATACTTGTTTGCACACGTGGAAAACCGCATGCCTACGCAGCCTCATGCATAGTCTCGTTTGCGATGGCATCAACGAGGGACGGGTTAAAGTACAGTGCACTCATAAAGTGGAATAATAAGAAGCTAATGAAGAAATGAGGATGCCCTCTAGGTACTGATCTGGGATGATACCGAGCTAGattaagacaagaaaaaggaGGGAGCAGAAAGTGAGTGCAACGTGCTGTCACTTGTGTATTTACCTGAGTATTTGTAAGGAATGGGCCATCGCAGAACACTGGTGGCCAAGGCTGCTGCAGCGAGGAGAGCCGATGGCTGCAGCGCAGGGGCAAGGGGACTTTTCCCCATATATCCCCTTGTACCTCTTGAATTTTGAGCCATGTGAATGAAATGAATATAGtccttattcaaaaataaataaaattaagatttcttTACCAACCACAGCAGACACCTAACAGTTGTTCAAGAACATTTGATCACTGGCAGACTTCGAGGCAAGCTTGGTTCTCTCTTCTTCTGGAGAGAGGGCTCtgctgcctgccccagccccaccccctccagggCTCAGGGCAGCACCTGCAACAGGTGCTTCTTTCTAGGTCCAGGGGAGGGGCCACCTCTGACCTCCAGTGTCCACAGGCCCTTCCCTTCCTCAGCTGGGAAtgatgccttttatttaaaaataccttttattttaaactcaccaattctctctctctcacaaacacCCACACTCATGCACAGACACGCACATACTCTCTGTCAccaacagtctttttttttccccaaaagttcTGCCTTGTCTCTGACCAGTCAGTGCTGGGCAGGCTGGATGGGTCCTCACAGCTCTTCAGGGTGGGGTGGAGATGTCCCAGGGGCCCTGCCCAGAGGGTCCCGGGCCCAGGCCATTGTCCCCTGGTCCCTACACAATGCAAGGGTAGGCTCGGCTCCTGGGGTCTTCTCCCCTGTGCAGCCAGTGGCTGGCTCCTGGTCTCCTTCTCCAGGGTCCTGCTTGGAGCAGATGCCACAAGGGCCCAGATTCATCTCCGTGGCCCTCGAAGGGGGGCCACCCCCCTCACCTTCAAGCAGCTGCTCCCCAGGTCACGACGGCCGCCCtgcaggaagggagaaagaggtgTTAGGAGGTTCGTTCAGTCCAACGTGAACACTGGAACTAACCTCTGTGTCCAACAATAGGGGACTTGATAAATAAATCACCGTTTAGCCACACAATAAGGTTCTCTGCAACAGAAAGCGGAAGAAACTCTTTATGGACTCGTAGGGAATGCTGTCGGATGACATTGTTTAAGGACAAAAGCAAGGGGCAGCCCGAGTGAATGCTCCTGTGTGCTGAGAGTTCTAGAGAGCGGTGCACATGGGAAATTGCTAATGGGTTTCCTCAGAGAGGAATTTGATGATGGGGACACAGGATGGGAGGGAGGCTCTCTCACACCATatgtattttttacctttttcatttcttccccaTGTGatctgttgcttttttaaaaaaaaaaaaatctgatacaTTTTAAAGCACATTCAAGGGCAAAACCAACCTCCTGGTGGTTCTCCCCACTGCTTGACCATATAGCAGTGGCCGACTCGTCCACCTTCAAAGTAGACTGGGTTTCTGGCCTCCTTGCCTTCACTCATGGTGTTCCCTTTGCCAGGCGAACGCTCCCACGCCTGGTCTCCCTGGGAAGGTTTCTCTATTTCTGAAATTGCCTGGCACTTTCTGCTTTTCTGGGGACGTTCCACCGGGCTACAACTCAGGAGAAGGCGGGGTCTCTCTTCTGTCCCCCTGTCTGAGCTGGGCGCTCAGGGAGTGGTAGAGAAAAGGAGTTCTTCACTCGGTGGCCCCATTTCCAGCCTAGGACCTGGCTTGGAGCAGGTGCCAATCAACGCTGCTTGAATCAAGTGGTGGCCATCGGAAGATGAGCAAACGGTGGCAGTCCCTGAAGACACCAGTCCCCGACCCTATAGGGGTGGTCTTTTCCAGCCCCTCTCATGGATATTTTCAGGTTGGATATGTGGGTTTCACCTTCCCTGTAAGCCAGAGAGGCCACACACTTCAGAGCACCCCCTCTTTTGAGGCCTCCAGCCTTCGAGTAACTGGCCCAGAGGCACCCAGCCAGCTGGTGAAAGAGCTGGGCTAGAAATCCACATCCAACAAGCGGTCCTGTTTCTGGGACACAAAGGTGTCTGAAATCCCACTGCAAATGCTCGGTGCCCTGGGCCCAGCTAGATGATGGTGGAAAAGGCTGCTTTCTCAGCCCATCTAGAGAAACAGCTGACCATCTGGGAGCTCTGCCCCCTGTCTCCCTCCGCCCCCGCACCCAGGTTGGGGCAGATCCATCCAGATGTGAGCCCAGCCTCCCTCGAGGCTCTCGTGGCCCAGGGACAGCATGTTCATTCACAGGCAGGGCTATTTTGAGGGCTGAGGCCACAGTCCCAGCAGAGCCCGGGGCTTGGGCTTCTCAGACAAACTCTGGCAGGAGCAGCAGAGAAGGGGGGACAGAAGCAGGGGTGGGGTAGTGTTGAGGCTGAGGGATAGGACACTGGCTTCCCCCGTTTCAGTCTCTAAGTCCTCAGGGCCAGGGAGAGCCGCCTCCTGCTCCGAGTCTGGAGGCTATCTGGAGACCTGGGTCCCTTGAGAATGCCGGGACTGTCcacctccctgaacctcagtttcttcatcaatgAAATGGGGACAATATGATTCTACTTGCCATCCCCAAGGTGCAGTCGAATGTGATTGCAGCTGTGTAAACTGTCAAGGGTGCTTAGAAGAGGAACTGACTAGGCCCCTGTTTGCTTGTTCCTTAGGAACTCAGCGCCAAGGGTCTTACGAAGCACCGCGGTTAGGAACTGGCCTCGACTAAGACAGACCTAGGCTCCAATCTCTGCTCTGCCGTGGGCCACCTGCTGGACCTCAGGCAAGCGATTtcacctcactgagcctcagtttccccaactgtaaaGGGGAGTTACTTTACAGAATGACACAAGCTAACACAGTTTACACAAGATGGTACAGGATTACGAAAACGAAAGTAGGTAAAGCCCTTAGCAGAGTGTCAGGAAGaaagtaagtattcaataaatgttcacaaatattattaatattatcagcaTCATCTGGTAATGGTGCCTCCTGAGCTGGGTACACCAACAGGGGAGAGCCTTACAAGATGACCCTGTCCACCCCTTCGCCCCCCCAGGtaacaaaagggaaaacagagCAGAGACAAGAGCTCCCGTTCCATCTCCcacttgctatttctaccacagaCGGCCACACCTAACACCTCCTTAAATGGGAAGATGCTACAGGGAACTGCTTCCATGGTGACCCCAACTCCACACCGGCCAGgatgggtgggaggtgggagctcagggtgaagggataggatcTGAGGCCTTGGAGCTGTCTGGCCCCCAAAGCTCAGCAGGGAGCAGGGGATCCCCAAGACagccagttttattttcttccagccGAGTCTCTGAGGGGCCACGGCTGGCCAGGATCACCCCTCTCGCCGATTCCCAGGGGAGGCTGTGGAGTTGACCGCATGGTTTCTGCACCAAATTTGGCTGGGTTCTTGGTCCCGCAGACAGACCCCAGGGCAGCAGCCAGGCCCAGGCGAGGCCCCTGTGGGCTGCGGGACAGGCCCGAGACCTGCAGGGGAGCCCCCTCCCGGCCTGCCTGCAGTGGGGGTGGGTACGTGACAGCTCCAGGGCCCTCCCTCTCTAACCTTTCCCACTGCCCAATGAGGCgggcctgagtttgaatcccggCTCCATCATTGGCTGTGTCCGAACCAGTGGCAGCATCTGTGAGCAGGTGGGGATAACCATAGCgcctctctccctggctgttGAGGGATTTTAATGATAACTGGTGAGAGTGCTTAGCACAGATCAGTGCTCCCGAGGACTGCTGTCGTCAATGTCATTGGccagtctctgcctcctctctgtgTTCTGtcaccttcttccctcctccttctctagGCCCTGTTATTGCTGTGCTTGCTTCTAGAACACTCTTCTCTACACCCCTCACTTGCTTCTGTTTCCAAGCATCCTTCAGAAACTGAGGACAGAAGCCCGTCAGTGCTCACCCTGGGCTTGGACCGTCCCTTTgtgctccccctgccccaccactgGACCACAGTGTACCCGTCTTCCTCCCCCTGCGCTGGCCCTGATGCTGCACTGTGAGTTCCGGACTGGCGGGTGGGGACCCACAACCTGCTTCTCTGGGTGGTCTCAGAGCCAGCAGAAGGCAGCTGTTACGTAGTCAAGGGTTGCTGAACTGAATGAAGGGGTGAAAGGCAGTCAGGGAGAGTCACCGAGGGCCCCATCAGCCCTTCACATCCCAGGCTGGATGGCTAAAGGCCCACCCCTGCTTCCCAGGCCAGCCTGGGGTACTGACTGGGGCCCACAGCGGAGAGCAGCAGGGACCCTTGAGGCCAAGAAGTCTGATTcaggggctgggtgcggtggctcacgcctgtaatcctagcactctgggaggccgaggcggccggatggtttgagctcaggagttcgagaccagcctgaccaagagcgagaccccatctttactaaaaatagaaagaaattatatggacagctaaaaatatttatggaaaaattagccaggcatggtggcgcatgcctgtagtcctagctactcgggaggctgaggcaggaggattgcttgagcccagaagtttgaggttgctgtgagctaggctgatgccacagcactctagcccgggcaacagagtgacactctgtctccaaaaaacaaacaaacaaacaaaacactgattcagggaaactgaggcagtcaGGTGGTGACAAGCCAGGCTGGGAATCTGATGAGCCAGAAGGGGGTGGTCTGAGGCCAGGACAGTAAGGCCTCCCCAGAACAGGGTGGAGCAAGAAACTGAGGGCAGCCATGAGAACCAAAGACCGGGGAGTCAGGGGCCCTGACTCCCATTCCCCATGCTCTTTCACTTGGCCCCCCAAAGCCAGGCAggactctcccagcctcagttctCCCAGATGTAAATGGGGGAAGGCTGCTGGAATCCAAAGTTGTCACACAGACAGGTTCCTTTACTAGGAAAAGCCTATGCCAGAAAGAGGGACAGGCTGAAGAGGAAGCAGGCTCCTTGAGGCCTGGGTCAACTTTCAGCCAAGAGGGCCCCCGGGCAACCTGTGCTGCTACCCAGCGCCCACCCATCCCCTGCCAGCTGGGTTCACATCCTTACCCAGGAAACACCACAGGAGCTtagctccagctctgtccagcTGACCCAAGAGTGCCCTCTCCCACCGCCACATCCCTTTGGGGGCTGCGTACTCTCAGGGGACCCTCATCTACCGGGCACCGCAGGCTCTTGGTTGGGGCTATGTGTCCCCTTTCTTCTCAGTCTCCTGCTCTTGCGTCACGTCTTAGGATGGGGGACAATTGTCTCAAGGTGGGAGTAGCTCAGGGCTACCCATCGAACCCAGAGCCTGCCTCCGGCTTGCTAGCTGGGTGAATGTGGGCATGTGATCTcatccctctgagcctcaggtccTCATCAGTGACAAAACGGGCAGAAAAACTACCTGCTGGACGGGATTTTTGTGGAGGTAAAaatgaggctgaggcgggcatGGAGCACAGAGGAAGAGCGCAGTTCATGATGGCCTTTGTTGTCCTGTCCTCATGCCCTCTTCCTAGAAGGCAGGAGGCCCAGCACACCTGTGGTTGGAGGGAGTAGCCCTCAGTGAGCAAGTAAATCAGACCCGAGCTCTGGGCTTCCCTGCACCATTTCTGTTTGGGGGACATGAAGCGGGTGGCTCTGTTCCACACCAAACCCTGGGGTTGGGTCGCCGCCCCCACCACTAATTCCACAGCGCTTCCCCCTCGCCTCACTGAGGTCTCTGCCTGTCTTTGGTACCCCGAGAGGCCCTGTCCCCGGCCGACCCGAACCCGCGGCCGCAGTCGGGCGCGCAGGGCACTCACCCCCTTGCGCTGGTTGCTGAGGCAGAAGGTGCAGATGGAGCGCGGCTGGCGGCCGCCgtcggcggcagcggcggcggggaCGGCGCTCTTGGCACTGCCGGCCGCACGGAAGCACGGCTGCCCGTCGTCGGCCGCGTCGCCCAGCAGCAGCACGTTGGCGAGGTGTGCGATGTAGCTGGACGCCAGGCGCAGTGTCTCGATCTTGGACAGCTTTCGGTCCACCGGCTCGGTGGGGATGAGCGTGCGCAGCGCGACGAAGGCAGTGTTCACGCTCTGCGTGCGGTCCCGCTCCCGCGCGTTGGCCGCCTGCCGCTGTCGCACCACCACCACGGGGCCCGGGCCGCCGCctgcccgccgcccgcccccggGGCCCGGGCCGCGCCGCGCAGCCTCCAGGCCCTCGCAGCAGCCGAACGACTGGTCCGACGCGTCGCTCTCGCTGCGGTTCTCCTCGTCCTCGCTCAGCAGCCGCACGTCCGGGTACAGCACGTGCGCGCCGACGGGGCGCAGCAGCGCGAACGCCATGGCCCCTGCCGTGTCCCTACGGGCGCCGAGCCCCGCGTTAGCCGCGCCCAGCCGTGCGCTCCCGCGCGCTCCCACGGCCCAGCGGGCCGCCGCCTTATAGCCGAGGGAGGGACCAATCACGAGGCCGcccaggccgggggcgggggggccccGGTCGGCCAATGGGGACGCACTCGCCGCGCCCCGGCCAATGGCGACGCGCCCACCGCCCCCGTTCCCCAGGTTGAAAGCGGCCCGGGAGCTGGTGGCCCACCCCGAAGGCTCCCAGTCCCTGCTGCCGAGCCGGCGAACGCTGGAGGTCCGGGAGGGTGGGCTGGGGCGTGCCCAGACCCGAACTCGGTGCCTCAGCCTAGACCACCTTGGAGACCGCAGGCAGGTACCTTCTCTCTTGGCCTTAGTTTTCTGGTTCGGAACGTGGATGGCAGAGAAACGAGCTCAGGTCTTCCTGCTGTCGAATTCTAATCCTGTGATTCTGGAACTTTCATGTGCATAAGAACTGGGGAAGGGGCTTTGCCGTTACCGATTCCCAGATTGCCTCCGTGCTGATTCGGCATTTTTGGAATGGAGCCCAGGAATCCACATTTTGTACAAACCGGTGATGACGGTGATGCTGTCCATGGAGGACACTTGGAGAAACGCTATAATCTTTCCAAATAAGGACTTGACAGTATCACGTCCCTGAGGACAAacttaaacacatacacacaccaaggccaaacaaaaccaaaacactcAAATACTagtagttcattcatttgtttattcattcagcaaatatttgttgggtctctactatgtgtcaggcgtGGTTTTAGGTCTGAGGA
Proteins encoded in this region:
- the TCF15 gene encoding transcription factor 15 — protein: MAFALLRPVGAHVLYPDVRLLSEDEENRSESDASDQSFGCCEGLEAARRGPGPGGGRRAGGGPGPVVVVRQRQAANARERDRTQSVNTAFVALRTLIPTEPVDRKLSKIETLRLASSYIAHLANVLLLGDAADDGQPCFRAAGSAKSAVPAAAAADGGRQPRSICTFCLSNQRKGGGRRDLGSSCLKVRGVAPLRGPRR